A section of the Papaver somniferum cultivar HN1 unplaced genomic scaffold, ASM357369v1 unplaced-scaffold_32, whole genome shotgun sequence genome encodes:
- the LOC113341877 gene encoding F-box/FBD/LRR-repeat protein At1g51370-like: protein MKMSLRSDARREREKDRISELPEHLIHHIFSFLDIVSTSILSTKWRYLWTSTPIIDLCVSGMVEVIPYMIFVDGVLFFRRGDDSPPIKKFCLYSDYSFDQSRVYRCISTVLEHKVEEIVLRDDADIILPPCLFTCESILRLSVELEDEHSIPKLLCNSAILEELDLVVLYGSVAPYLCIHSQNLKRLIINTAEHDLDVQINAPNVQLLKFRSTIGKDFVRHNFTALLDAKFFLSAETFLTSL from the exons ATGAAGATGTCTTTGAGAAGTGATGCTAGAAGAGAAAGGGAAAAGGATCGGATCAGTGAGTTACCTGAACACCTAATTCATCACATTTTCTCATTTCTTGATATCGTTTCTACAAGTATTCTGTCTACAAAGTGGAGGTATCTGTGGACATCCACTCCAATTATCGATTTGTGTGTTTCTGGAATGGTGGAGGTCATTCCATATATGATATTTGtggatggagttttgtttttccGTCGGGGTGATGATTCGCCTCCAATAAAGAAATTCTGTCTCTATTcagattatagttttgatcaatctAGGGTTTATCGATGTATTTCTACTGTACTTGAACATAAAGTTGAAGAGATTGTTCTCAGGGATGATGCTGATATTATATTACCTCCATGCCTTTTTACTTGCGAATCG ATCCTTCGACTCTCTGTCGAATTGGAGGATGAGCACTCGATTCCGAAGTTGCTTTGCAACTCCGCCATTCTTGAAGAGTTGGATTTGGTAGTGCTTTATGGATCAGTTGCACCATATCTATGTATTCATAGCCAGAATTTGAAGCGGTTGATTATTAACACTGCCGAACATGACTTGGATGTCCAGATAAATGCACCGAATGTACAGTTACTCAAATTCCGTTCAACTATTGGCAAGGATTTTGTTCGGCATAATTTCACAGCATTACTTGATGCAAAATTTTTCCTTTCAGCTGAAACTTTCCTTACATCTTTATAG